The segment CTGGAAGGCAACCAATGTGCCACAAGACTCACGTCATTTAACCATTCCCAATGGCGCTAGAACCTTGTACTTCTGCATCAACAATGACAATGACATAACTTCTGCAGAAGCAACCCTGAGCGTAAGCGTGCTTCAAAAACAATGCAAATAGGCAAACAGTATAATATCACCTGATGTAGGTACATACTGAAAAGAACATATTAAATGAATACCAGCCCATTTGCAGCAATAGACCAATTACTCTCAGCTAAGGGCATTGAGATGCTTTATAACCAATGCTTTGCCCTTGAGAAGGTAGCTTGGTTTGAATCTGAAGAAGGTCAAGAATCGTTGGAACAGGGGTTCTACCCAACAATAAGCGAGCAAGACAAGGTTAACCTGAGGCCTATTGTGCAGTCTGCACTTGTTCAAAAATTAGAGGAGCTTATAGAGAAAACCACAGAAGAGATTGATACCAGGACATTCAAGATAGATACAGACAAAGAGAGGGAAGAATTCTGCAGCTTCATGGCAAAGCGTTTAGAGCTGACTATAGTAAGATGGAAGAGCCTACCTATATCAAAGGACCATTCTGACACCTTTGTTCTTCTGGATCACTTCAGAGAACACCTAAGGTCTTTATTAACTTTATGGGCTAGTGATGATTCTAAAAATTCAGTTCAATCCCACAATAGCGCCCATGTATACCAACTACCACCAAACTTCCAACTAACTGAATTAAATATAAGGGCAAAAAGATTAGATACTTATCAGATAGCCCTTCTTTTCCAATTACTTAGAGATCAGGGGGTATTTATTAATTACAGTAACGAGAGCCTAGCTGAAATAGCCAATATTCTAACCGGTCATTCTGAACAGAACATTAGAGGAGGTAAAGGCTTCAGTAAAATTCAGCATATTATTGAGGATAAAGTCAAAATTAAAAGGTTCAGCGATAATGAGAACCATAACCTATCAAGTGTTAAAAACCTGTTGAATGATATCCTAACTCAAGTAAATTCACTGATAAGTAAAAACAAGGAAGAATTGAACAAGAAAACACAGAATAAAAAAAAGTAATCCTGTAGCCCTTTTTGTAACCAGTTACACCAAAGACCTTTTCTGACCTTTGTATCACCCATCCAGCAGTAAGTGCCTCTGCTAGGTTGGGCAGGCACATTATTGTTTACTAATTAACAACTCATTGAAATGACAGAGGCAGAATTAAACGACAGAACAATCCATTTGGTCACTGAATTCAGGTTAGGAATTGAGAAGCTAGAAGCAGAAGCTGGAAGAAGCACAGGGCTCCTTGAAGTAATGATACGTGGCCTTGCTGAAACAGCTAAAATTCTATTTGGCCCAGACACAGAGGTTATTATTACACCAATTGAGGACTAACAAGCATTAATTTGTAGTCTTAAAGTACATTTTAGAAAGAGTACTTCCTGCGCAAATCGTGCATTACCAGTGCAGCAGAGCAGGAATACTCTTTCGAACCATCCTATCACTTAAGCCTTAGTCAACAGGAGCATAAATACGCACAAAGCTGCACATGCTTTCCTGTTTGACTAAGGTTTTACAAACAAGTTTTTTTATGAAAGAAGATTTTGACACTGAGGATTCCAAGTGGACCAAACATACTATATCCTCAATAACCACCCCTGATACCAAAAACACAATAGAACTGATAGAGGAATTCTTAAAAAGGAACCATGAGTTCAGGCATAACACAGTTTCTGGGCAGTTGGAGTTCAGAAAAAAGGGTGAAAGCCACTTCGCACCTCTCATTGATCGCGACGAGAATAACTTTTGGCGCGCTATCCAGAAAGATAAGAAGCTGGAGTATGCAGACGCTACTTGTAGCCTATCCACACTCAGGTCAATACTTTACTCTGGCTTCAGCAAAGAGTATGACCCATTGAAAGAATACTTTACCAGTCTAACCCAATGGGATAAAACCACAGATTATATTACTCTGCTAGCCAATACAGTCAAGACTGACAATGACCAGCTTTTCCATCGCTTCCTTAAAAAGTGGTTGGTTGCTGTCGTTGCCTCCATCATGGAGCCTGCTACTGTGAACCAAACTGTGCTTGTGTTCTCAGGAAAACAAGGGATAGGGAAAACTAGCTGGATACTAAAACTAGCACCAGAGCACCTGAGGAACTACGTATACTCTGGGTCCATCAACCTCAACAACAAAGACACTTTGATTTACCTTGCGTCCTGTTTGCTCATAAACCTGGATGAACTTGAGAACATGAACAGTACTGAGATTGGGGCGCTGAAAGAGACCATCACCAAACCACAGGTCAAACTTCGTCGTGTCTACGCTCGCAATGCAGAGGATATGCCAAGAAGGGCTTCCTTCGCAGGATCAGTAAACTCCAGCCACTTTCTCAATGACAGTACTGGATCACGCAGGTTCCTTTGTTTTGAAGCGTTGAAGATTGATTACCAGCATCAGGTTGACTTAAATAAAGTATATGCCCAGGCCTACGCACTATATCAGGAGGGCTTTAAACATTGGCTAGATGATGCTGAAATCAAAGAACTGGAGGCTAACAATAGCAAGTTCCAGCGCACAACTGTTGAGGAAGAACTTGTATTGGAGGAGTTTACACCAGCAGGGGAAGGAGATTCTGAATGTTTATTCTACACGACAACCCAAATTGCTAATCATTTAACTAAGAAGGTAAACACCTTCGCAGTTACTAATGCCTCAAAGCAGCGTCTAGGAAAGGCTTTGAAGAAGCATGGGTTTAAAACCTACAAGAAGGGTGGTATACAAAAGTACGCTCTATCCTTGAAGCAGCCAGGTACCAGTACTAACCCAGAAACAATCTCAGGGTAGGCAGGGTAGGTTAAAATCGTCAAAACACCCATAGATCTGTGAATGCACAGGGCTCACCATATTGGTGGGCTCTATGTATTATATCTCTAATTAGATTATTGTAAAAGTAGTTACCCTACCTACCCTTGAATAAAACTAAGTGCTTTGAATTGCTTATTATTATATACTTTTTATTTAAACAAACGCTCTAAATTTAACAATCCTAATCTAGACATAGTCCCACCTTTGAACATTTATTCTTTTTTTTGATTGCTAATATCTTTTCCTCTGTCTCTTCATACTCATTAGGATTATGTTTAGGGTCTTTACAACAAAACATTAGTTTAGTGCTTTTTACTTTATAAAGTTTTGAAGCACCCATACATATATCACAAGTAGTAAATGATTCAACAACACCATTCAAGGTGGTGTTTTTTAATTTTAAATCATACTCGTAAATCGTTGTATAATTTTTATCCTTTTTAACAGCTAGTTTTCCTGAAAACTTATGAAAGTTATTTAAAACATATACTGAATCTAATCTGCGTTCAGATAGCTCATTTATAATAACTAACTTTAAAGTATCTTCTAAGTTTTGAAACTTAATTGACTCTCTTTTAGGAAATACTTGGTACTTAATTCTATAAACCCTAGAACACGAGACACTTATTGTCGCAAGAAAAATAAATAGCACAAATATGTATTTCATATCTTTATAAAAAAAATTTATCCATATATCGCATTAGCTTATCAAAAAAAATCTCAGTATAAATACCTCCAAAAAGACACAGAAATACAAGGGAAGTTGAACGTATATTAGCCTCATTTGTAGTCAAAACTGTTGGAATTGTATAGGATAGTCCTAAAACTATCAAACCAGTTAAAATACCTAGGATTGGTATTGACCAATATTTCAACCCATTTAATGGTTTATTCAAAATGGCTATATCTTTAATTAGTCCAATCAATGCCCCTAGTAGCCCAAACGAAAATGCAGTTATAATAAGGCCTATAAAACGTGGTATATCATAAGTCCATGGAAATATTTTTCTTACGCTTTTTACTTCTAAATAGTATTTCAACTCGTATTTATTATCAATATAAATCCCTCTATATTCTGCGTTTACCTTTTCTTTCATTAATTTATCTTTATCTCTTTGCAGTGACTGCAAAGTGCTTTCTAGATTTATTTGAGCTAAACCCCCTATTCCAAAGTATAATCCAATTACAAACCACAAGAAAACGATATAGTAAGATGAATTCTTCATAGATTATAATAGGATTTAACTGCGAGATATAACTTTAATTTACATAAATCTTATATACCTAGAACATATGCTTCAAATAGTCGCTTCATCAAAACATATATACATACACAAATACAAAAGATAGATAGGGAGTGAGGATTGTACAAGCCACTTCTAGTTGACCATTTTTAGCTTGTAAATCAATACCTACTAATAAGTAATTTAAATAATTGTATCTACTTATAAATCTATATTCTTCTACTAGCAGGAAACAAACCTTATGAACATACACCCATTTTAGCATTTTTTTGGTTTTCCAAAAACCATTGACAACCATACTATAGCTTTTCTCTGAATGCGTGTTCTACACACTACTTACTTTTAGGTATTTTTATATAATATAGAAAAATAATCACAAATAGATTGAACCAAATCTTTAACTTAAATCAATTATACATATTAACTCAACAACAATTCTAATTATGCAACCTCAGAGTTTGCACTATTTAATTCTAAAATCATAAACCCTTTAATTAATATAAACAAATGAAAAAACTATTCACAATTCTGATTCTGCTGACCATAACGTATCAAATAGCTTTATGTCAGCCCTCTCCTCTTAGTGTTCAACAATTTATTGACAAGAAGATAGAAGTAGTTGACATTAAATCTGACTTCAACATTATGACTATTAATGGGTTTGATGATAAAGGGAATCCTATAACTGAGAAAGTAGAATTCAAACAAGGTGAAGTATTAGCAATTTTAAAATTGTTGTCTATGCCAAGGATAGCGATTCTAACTGTTCCCATTAAGGTTAGACCCTCCATCAATGAATTGCCACAAACAGCTACTACAGGCCTTTCCAATGCTGGCGTAGGTGTAAATCTGTTGAATGCAAGGTTGGAACGATATTTCATTAATGGTAAAAAGTCAACACACATAATTAGTCTTGGAGTATTTGTAGCACCATCAGCAGAAGAATTGACTCCTGAGAACACGAATGGACATGTAACTTCAAAATACAAACAATTGTTTATTTCACCAGGTTTATCAATAACTTATTCCTACAATGATATTGCATTCTCATTTATTCCAGTGGGCTTTGACTATGCTACTGGATCTGAAGGTAAAAAGTGGGTATATAATAAAGAAAGATGGTGGGGATTTGGCATAGGAGTCAGCACTAAAGTCTTAGGCCTATTATAATATTATTAACTGTAAATATTATATTAAATCCCATATTAACTTATGGGATTTTTTTTGATATAAAAGCTAATGTTATAGAAATCTTGCAATTGTTTAACAAATCATAATGTTGTAGAAATGAACATTTATTAGACTGTACTATTGCACATATATGAATAATAAAGCTATTTAAATTGATATGAAAACTACTTAGGTTAAGTTGCTACTATAACTTACATTTTTTTATTTTAATTCTTCTGCACCAGTAAACACGCCCCCCTATGTCCCCAACAGACCCCGCCTAGCGGGTGAGGTTGGGGTACCCCGCCTATGTCCTATTGCTAACTTTATTACATGAGGCTATGGTAAAGATTATTGCCTATAATAAGGCACAAAACAACAGAAAACACAACACGCTGGTCCTGCAGGGGGAACTGGAGTTCATCCCATCAAAAACAGAAGGCAGGTACTACGCCATAGCTGCTATCTGCTCCATCTCCTGCACGTTCAACGAAGTCCTTTGCGCTGGTCTCGTAGGCAAGACGCTCCCTGGCTCCCTGGAGAAGATGGAGTGCGCCCCCTACGAGCACCCTGCGCCCAACTCTGACGAGGTCCTGACCCTCACGCACACCTGGTATTATAGTCCCACCCCCAGAACGATTGAGCAATGCGTGTTCCCTGAGAGGACAGCAGCTTAATCAGTTCAGATGAGGGCAGTCGTAATGGCTGCCCTTTTTCTTTTCCCTTTCACCTTAAACCTATGAAAATGCAGGAAGAAAACAACAGGGACGATGATGCAGAGGTGGACGAGTACAGCTGCCTCTTTCTCTCCAAGTACAAGCTGGACAGGGTTTACTGCCCATTTATGGTGATATCCAAAGTAGACATACACTACTTCAAACCAGGAGATA is part of the Rufibacter tibetensis genome and harbors:
- a CDS encoding VapE domain-containing protein, whose product is MKEDFDTEDSKWTKHTISSITTPDTKNTIELIEEFLKRNHEFRHNTVSGQLEFRKKGESHFAPLIDRDENNFWRAIQKDKKLEYADATCSLSTLRSILYSGFSKEYDPLKEYFTSLTQWDKTTDYITLLANTVKTDNDQLFHRFLKKWLVAVVASIMEPATVNQTVLVFSGKQGIGKTSWILKLAPEHLRNYVYSGSINLNNKDTLIYLASCLLINLDELENMNSTEIGALKETITKPQVKLRRVYARNAEDMPRRASFAGSVNSSHFLNDSTGSRRFLCFEALKIDYQHQVDLNKVYAQAYALYQEGFKHWLDDAEIKELEANNSKFQRTTVEEELVLEEFTPAGEGDSECLFYTTTQIANHLTKKVNTFAVTNASKQRLGKALKKHGFKTYKKGGIQKYALSLKQPGTSTNPETISG